A genome region from Drosophila simulans strain w501 chromosome 2R, Prin_Dsim_3.1, whole genome shotgun sequence includes the following:
- the LOC6733642 gene encoding putative sodium-coupled neutral amino acid transporter 11 isoform X1: MNMNDSRRNTATEFSYILQRQGSDVSVAEAYAFDDFNNIMKNNHQTHQQQGQPQQPHQQQQQPPQQQQHRQHSQQQQQQAQQDAGLGDTLSSLPQASFNYINSIVGSGVIGIPYALHRAGFGLGLALLILVAYITDYSLILMVRCGHICGRFSYPGIMEAAYGKYGYYLLSLLQFMYPFLAMISYNVVVGDTLSKVLVRFFPSWGGSMGAVRLGVVFFVNVGVVMPLCLYKNVSRLARASFISLACVVFILFAVIIKLMSGDYKVTDTAESWRFANSDLIPATGIMVFAFMCHHNTFLVYQSMRDATMERWEKVTHISIGFAWTVAALFGIAGYSTFRALSQGDLLENYCWDDDLMNFSRVLFSISILLTFPIECFVSREIVRALVHRFVLKEPISEFTQDKDPSLEKGAIIDEYSKAITMAIVFSAFVISPMTDCLGSVLELNGLLAAIPLAYILPGLAYIQMEPHALLSREKLPALGLVVFGALVTILGAAVLLPGLMGGDCRSDIVMGYCRQEFQNTTSSN; this comes from the exons ATGAACATGAACGACAGTCGACGCAACACCGCCACGGAATTCAGCTATATCCTGCAGCGCCAG GGCAGCGATGTGTCGGTGGCCGAGGCTTATGCATTCGATGACTTCAACAATATAATGAAG AACAACCATCAGACACATCAGCAACAGGGCCAGCCGCAACagccacatcagcagcagcagcagccgccgcagcagcagcagcatcgccagcattcgcagcagcagcagcagcaagcacaGCAGGATGCCGGACTGGGGGACACGCTGTCCTCGCTGCCACAGGCCTCGTTCAACTACATCAACTCCATCGTGGGCAGCGGCGTCATCGGCATACCCTACGCCCTACACAGGGCCGGATTCGGACTGGGCCTGGCCCTGCTCATCCTGGTGGCCTACATCACCGACTACTCACTCATCCTGATG gTCAGATGCGGCCACATCTGCGGCCGGTTCAGCTATCCGGGCATCATGGAGGCGGCCTATGGCAAGTACGGATACTACCTGCTCTCCCTGCTGCAGTTCATGTATCCATTCCTGG CCATGATTTCCTACAACGTGGTGGTGGGCGATACGCTGTCGAAGGTTCTGGTCCGCTTCTTCCCCTCCTGGGGCGGTTCCATGGGCGCCGTCCGACTGGGCGTGGTCTTCTTCGTCAACGTGGGCGTGGTGATGCCCCTCTGTCTCTACAAGAACGTCTCCAGACTGGCCAGAGCCAGCTTCATTAGCCTGGCGTGCGTCGTCTTCATCCTGTTTGCCGTCATCATCAAGCTCATGTCGGGCGATTATAAGGT GACGGACACGGCGGAGTCGTGGCGGTTCGCCAACTCGGATCTAATCCCGGCTACGGGCATCATGGTCTTCG CTTTCATGTGTCATCACAACACCTTCCTCGTTTATCAATCGATGCGCGACGCGACCATGGAGCGCTGGGAGAAGGTCACCCACATTTCGATTGGATTTGCCTGGACGGTGGCGGCCCTGTTCGGCATCGCCGGCTACTCCACATTCCGCGCCCTTTCCCAAG GCGACCTGCTGGAGAACTACTGCTGGGATGACGACCTGATGAACTTCTCGCGTGTGCTCTTCTCCATATCGATACTCCTGACTTTCCCCATCGAGTGCTTCGTGTCCCGCGAG ATTGTGCGCGCCCTCGTCCATCGGTTCGTGCTGAAGGAGCCCATCAGCGAGTTCACCCAGGACAAGGACCCCAGCCTGGAGAAGGGGGCCATTATCGATGAGTACTCGAAAGCCATTACCATGGCCATCGTGTTCAGCGCCTTCGTCATCTCGCCCATGACCGACTGCCTGGGTTCGGTGCTGGAGCTGAAT GGTCTCCTGGCGGCCATTCCCCTGGCCTACATCCTGCCCGGACTGGCCTACATTCAGATGGAGCCGCACGCCCTGCTCAGCCGGGAGAAGCTGCCCGCTCTGGGCCTGGTGGTCTTCGGTGCCCTGGTGACCATCCTGGGGGCGGCGGTGCTCCTGCCGGGTCTAATGGGCGGCGACTGCCGATCGGACATTGTGATGGGCTACTGCCGGCAGGAGTTCCAGAACACCACCTCCTCGAACTAA
- the LOC6733643 gene encoding leucine-rich repeat-containing protein 34, producing the protein MCDVILPCEYNPKECPSPAAEKSRLFTILLLYCWQREYDKRPYRQFQFKRLTFEERIGRRYHCIRDFRIIVNYLLRRPQLSVQISSLVVSNWDAGLLKDFVRSLLPVWYIELKLMRFPREFFVMLRLNASKMNVSQLSLEGTPLSDEDVRILREFLLVSKTLRRLNVSSCSLTQFNFALIADGVYKSPGVRRLSANRLLGMSLSLDTEKISSVLSSLLMQNTLWALSLEHCELTAQDMIPIAEHLARTNSKFRRLRIACNKIGPDGAFFLLRGMSMGGNLELLDLSYCSIGTHGGEWVAKYLASCRRLQILHLNYNDMGPTAVNLILLTMKKQCKLERLTLYGNHFDSRTAMIVRRLLDAEVVLHSELDISYTYDEALQDYRVVPWR; encoded by the exons ATGTGCGACGTGATCCTCCCATGCGAGTACAATCCGAAGGAATGTCCGAGTCCTGCGGCGGAGAAGAGTCGCCTCTTCACTATCCTGCTCCTCTACTGTTGGCAGCGGGAGTACGACAAGAGACCCTACCGCCAGTTCCAGTTCAAGCGACTCACGTTCGAGGAGCGGATCGGTCGGAGGTACCACTGCATCCGCGACTTCCGCATCATCGTTAACTATCTGCTGCGGCGTCCCCAGTTGTCTGTCCAAATCTCCAGCTTGGTTGTCAGCAACTGGGATGCGGGTTTGCTCAAGGACTTTGTCCGCTCGCTGCTCCCCGTGTGGTACATCGAGCTGAAACTGATGCGGTTTCCTCGCGAGTTCTTCGTGATGCTGCGTCTCAATGCGAGCAAGATGAATGTCAGCCAGCTTAGCTTGGAAG GAACACCCCTCTCCGATGAAGACGTGCGCATCCTGCGAGAGTTCCTGCTGGTCAGCAAGACTCTGCGCAGGCTCAACGTGTCCAGCTGCAGCCTGACACAGTTCAACTTCGCTCTGATCGCGGACGGAGTGTATAAGTCGCCAGGAGTGCGACGCTTGAGCGCCAACAGGCTGCTGGGGATGAGCCTCAGCCTTGACACGGAAAAAATATCCTCTGTGCTGAGCTCGCTGCTGATGCAGAATACGCTCTGGGCTCTTTCGCTGGAGCACTGCGAACTGACCGCACAGGACATGATTCCCATTGCGGAGCACCTGGCCCGGACCAACTCGAAATTCCGGCGCCTGCGAATCGCCTGCAACAAGATCGGTCCGGATGGAGCCTTCTTCCTGCTACGTGGAATGTCCATGGGTGGCAATCTGGAGCTGCTGGATCTGAGCTACTGCTCGATTGGCACGCATGGCGGTGAGTGGGTGGCCAAGTACCTGGCCTCGTGCCGCAGGCTGCAGATCCTGCACTTGAACTACAACGACATGGGCCCGACGGCAGTGAATCTCATCCTTCTAACCATGAAGAAGCAGTGCAAGCTGGAAAGACTAACCTTGTATGGCAACCACTTTGACTCGCGTACTGCGATGATAGTGCGTCGCTTGCTGGATGCCGAGGTTGTGCTCCACTCCGAGCTGGACATCAGTTACACCTACGACGAGGCACTGCAGGATTACAGGGTGGTGCCTTGGCGTTAG
- the LOC6733642 gene encoding putative sodium-coupled neutral amino acid transporter 11 isoform X2, translating to MNMNDSRRNTATEFSYILQRQNNHQTHQQQGQPQQPHQQQQQPPQQQQHRQHSQQQQQQAQQDAGLGDTLSSLPQASFNYINSIVGSGVIGIPYALHRAGFGLGLALLILVAYITDYSLILMVRCGHICGRFSYPGIMEAAYGKYGYYLLSLLQFMYPFLAMISYNVVVGDTLSKVLVRFFPSWGGSMGAVRLGVVFFVNVGVVMPLCLYKNVSRLARASFISLACVVFILFAVIIKLMSGDYKVTDTAESWRFANSDLIPATGIMVFAFMCHHNTFLVYQSMRDATMERWEKVTHISIGFAWTVAALFGIAGYSTFRALSQGDLLENYCWDDDLMNFSRVLFSISILLTFPIECFVSREIVRALVHRFVLKEPISEFTQDKDPSLEKGAIIDEYSKAITMAIVFSAFVISPMTDCLGSVLELNGLLAAIPLAYILPGLAYIQMEPHALLSREKLPALGLVVFGALVTILGAAVLLPGLMGGDCRSDIVMGYCRQEFQNTTSSN from the exons ATGAACATGAACGACAGTCGACGCAACACCGCCACGGAATTCAGCTATATCCTGCAGCGCCAG AACAACCATCAGACACATCAGCAACAGGGCCAGCCGCAACagccacatcagcagcagcagcagccgccgcagcagcagcagcatcgccagcattcgcagcagcagcagcagcaagcacaGCAGGATGCCGGACTGGGGGACACGCTGTCCTCGCTGCCACAGGCCTCGTTCAACTACATCAACTCCATCGTGGGCAGCGGCGTCATCGGCATACCCTACGCCCTACACAGGGCCGGATTCGGACTGGGCCTGGCCCTGCTCATCCTGGTGGCCTACATCACCGACTACTCACTCATCCTGATG gTCAGATGCGGCCACATCTGCGGCCGGTTCAGCTATCCGGGCATCATGGAGGCGGCCTATGGCAAGTACGGATACTACCTGCTCTCCCTGCTGCAGTTCATGTATCCATTCCTGG CCATGATTTCCTACAACGTGGTGGTGGGCGATACGCTGTCGAAGGTTCTGGTCCGCTTCTTCCCCTCCTGGGGCGGTTCCATGGGCGCCGTCCGACTGGGCGTGGTCTTCTTCGTCAACGTGGGCGTGGTGATGCCCCTCTGTCTCTACAAGAACGTCTCCAGACTGGCCAGAGCCAGCTTCATTAGCCTGGCGTGCGTCGTCTTCATCCTGTTTGCCGTCATCATCAAGCTCATGTCGGGCGATTATAAGGT GACGGACACGGCGGAGTCGTGGCGGTTCGCCAACTCGGATCTAATCCCGGCTACGGGCATCATGGTCTTCG CTTTCATGTGTCATCACAACACCTTCCTCGTTTATCAATCGATGCGCGACGCGACCATGGAGCGCTGGGAGAAGGTCACCCACATTTCGATTGGATTTGCCTGGACGGTGGCGGCCCTGTTCGGCATCGCCGGCTACTCCACATTCCGCGCCCTTTCCCAAG GCGACCTGCTGGAGAACTACTGCTGGGATGACGACCTGATGAACTTCTCGCGTGTGCTCTTCTCCATATCGATACTCCTGACTTTCCCCATCGAGTGCTTCGTGTCCCGCGAG ATTGTGCGCGCCCTCGTCCATCGGTTCGTGCTGAAGGAGCCCATCAGCGAGTTCACCCAGGACAAGGACCCCAGCCTGGAGAAGGGGGCCATTATCGATGAGTACTCGAAAGCCATTACCATGGCCATCGTGTTCAGCGCCTTCGTCATCTCGCCCATGACCGACTGCCTGGGTTCGGTGCTGGAGCTGAAT GGTCTCCTGGCGGCCATTCCCCTGGCCTACATCCTGCCCGGACTGGCCTACATTCAGATGGAGCCGCACGCCCTGCTCAGCCGGGAGAAGCTGCCCGCTCTGGGCCTGGTGGTCTTCGGTGCCCTGGTGACCATCCTGGGGGCGGCGGTGCTCCTGCCGGGTCTAATGGGCGGCGACTGCCGATCGGACATTGTGATGGGCTACTGCCGGCAGGAGTTCCAGAACACCACCTCCTCGAACTAA
- the LOC6733641 gene encoding phenoloxidase 2, with protein MADKKNLLLLFDHPTEPVFMDKGKRVTVFDVPDSFLTDRYRPISNEVQSRVGDKVEQRVPVREISIPDLRIPMSLGRDEQFSLFLPKHRRIAGRLIDIFMNMRSVDDLQSVAVYARDRVNPVLFNYALSVALLHRPDTQGLDLPSFSQTFPDRFIDSQVIRKMREESFVVQPGSRMPITIPRDYTASDLDPEHRLWYFREDLGINLHHWHWHLVYPFEASDRSIVAKDRRGELFYYMHQQVIARYNAERFSNNLARVLPFNNLRDPIAEGYFPKMDSLVASRAWPPRFESTRLSDLNREADQLNVEIGDLERWRDRIYEAIHQGFVMDERGNRVPLDEATGIDTLGNMIESSILSPNRVLYGDLHNNGHTFISYAHDPTSKHLESFGVMGDVSTAMRDPVFYKWHSYIDRIFQEHKSRLPAYTENQLNYSGVSIAGIQVDTNGGRPNNLTTFWQKSDVDMSRGFDFLPRGNVFARFTHLQHLPFTYTISVNNDSGAQRFGYVRIFMAPKNDERGQPMLMRDQRSMMIELDKFVTSLNPGPNTIRRRSTESSVTIPFERTFRNLDANRPAAGTAEELEFNFCGCGWPNHMLVPKGLPEGLQCVLFIMVSNYENDRIDQQLVGRCSDAASYCGVRDRLYPDRQSMGFPFDRLPRSGVDRLVNFLTPNMSIVDVTIRHENRTVQRQN; from the exons ATGGCCGACAAGAAGAACCTCCTCCTGCTCTTCGACCATCCCACCGAGCCCGTGTTCATGGACAAGGGCAAGAGGGTGACCGTGTTTGATGTGCCCGACTCCTTCCTGACCGACCGCTACCGACCCATCAGCAATGAGGTGCAGAGCCGCGTCGGCGACAAGGTGGAGCAGCGAGTTCCAGTCCGGGAGATCTCCATTCCCGATCTGCGGATCCCCATGTCCCTGGGTCGCGACGAGCAGTTCTCGCTGTTCCTGCCCAAGCACCGCAGGATCGCGGGCCGCCTGATCGATATCTTCATGAACATGCGCTCCGTGGACGACCTGCAGAGCGTGGCGGTGTACGCCAGGGATCGGGTCAACCCGGTGCTCTTCAACTATGCCTTGTCGGTGGCGCTGCTCCATCGTCCGGACACCCAGGGCCTGGATCTGCCCTCCTTCTCGCAGACTTTCCCCGACCGCTTCATCGACTCTCAGGTGATCCGAAAGATGCGGGAAGAGTCTTTCGTGGTGCAGCCCGGTTCCCGAATGCCCATCACCATTCCCAGGGACTATACCGCCTCCGATCTGGATCCCGAGCACCGGCTGTGGTACTTCCGCGAGGATCTTGGCATCAATCTTCACCACTGGCATTGGCATCTGGTCTATCCCTTCGAGGCCTCCGACCGCAGCATCGTGGCCAAGGATCGTCGTGGCGAGCTCTTCTACTACATGCACCAGCAGGTGATCGCCCGCTACAATGCGGAACGGTTCAGCAACAACCTAGCCAGGGTGCTGCCCTTCAACAACCTGCGGGATCCCATTGCCGAGGGCTACTTCCCCAAGATGGACTCTCTGGTGGCCAGCCGCGCCTGGCCACCGCGCTTCGAGAGCACCAGGCTGAGCGATCTCAACCGGGAGGCCGACCAGCTGAATGTGGAGATTGGAGATCTGGAGCGCTGGCGTGATCGCATCTACGAGGCGATCCACCAAGGATTTGTCATGGAT GAGCGCGGCAACCGTGTGCCACTGGATGAGGCCACTGGCATTGATACCCTGGGCAACATGATTGAGTCCTCCATTCTGTCGCCCAACCGAGTGCTG TATGGTGACCTGCACAACAACGGACACACCTTCATCTCGTACGCTCACGATCCGACCAGCAAGCACCTGGAGTCCTTTGGCGTGATGGGTGATGTGTCCACGGCTATGCGCGACCCGGTCTTCTACAAGTGGCACTCGTACATCGACCGCATCTTCCAGGAGCACAAGTCGCGCCTGCCCGCCTATACCGAGAACCAACTAAACTACTCGGGCGTCTCGATCGCGGGCATCCAGGTGGACACCAATGGAGGTCGTCCCAATAACCTGACCACCTTCTGGCAGAAGTCGGACGTGGACATGTCCCGTGGCTTCGACTTCCTGCCGCGAGGCAATGTCTTCGCCCGGTTCACCCATCTGCAGCACCTGCCCTTCACCTATACCATCAGTGTGAACAACGATAGTGGTGCCCAGCGTTTCGGCTACGTGCGCATTTTCATGGCCCCGAAGAACGACGAGCGTGGCCAGCCCATGCTGATGCGTGATCAGCGCTCCATGATGATCGAGCTGGACAAGTTCGTGACTTCGCTGAACCCAGGACCCAACACCATTCGCCGCCGCTCCACGGAGTCCAGCGTGACCATTCCGTTCGAGCGCACCTTCCGCAACCTGGATGCTAATCGTCCAGCGGCCGGCACTGCGGAGGAGCTGGAGTTCAACTTCTGCGGCTGCGGCTGGCCCAACCACATGCTGGTGCCAAAGGGTCTGCCCGAGGGACTGCAGTGCGTGCTGTTCATCATGGTGTCCAACTATGAGAACGACAGG ATTGACCAGCAGTTGGTGGGTCGCTGCAGCGATGCCGCTTCCTACTGCGGAGTCCGTGACCGTCTCTACCCGGATCGCCAGTCTATGGGATTCCCCTTCGACAGGTTGCCCCGCAGCGGAGTCGACCGCCTGGTTAACTTCCTCACGCCCAACATGAGCATCGTGGACGTGACCATCCGCCACGAGAACCGCACCGTGCAGCGCCAGAACTAG
- the LOC6733640 gene encoding angiotensin-converting enzyme, whose protein sequence is MGLLLLVLIAGIGCATAAANIDLEAKTFVNQSSDRYYRFYNEIAAETYSANNEEDFDALFSKLNNVKRIAEELVSISRQAATYDLDRIRSPQTKLALQELRTAGDLFVLGDDYFSSVQMNLAALQTLSTDKDIEPYLGGANMPNEDDSPLAYFPDIQKIVQSSKDADELKYYWEAWRDKNQLWASLNFYTIVQSYQRAAKILEVPVHKLWYRYDSQEMLQQMEQAMTELRPAYQQLHAFVRQELHKKYGSDVVSLNGPIPDHLFQQVLEQAWASGSILEDYYPRAQLPEFDEYVSHLTAKAMVNESENFYTSLGFEPLSAEFHKNQLKEPNQDSPNDDCRPSIFDLTPHVYLMYCEKVSFRKLMQYHSHMARVYYAQQKSHLPSYYFKAYNLEFAVGEAVVLSASSPAHLTGRRLAKEVLSETALMSRLFRMAIHTILSIPLYYVHTKVMHDLLNDTVDMDTVNKHYWRLMEQHAGIEAPSDRSEGAIDFPYKFYVNIDQSFQTQKFISEVLGYQFYREFCKKSFNRGPLHNCDFYGSLAVGNDLKSMMSLGSTKPWKQVVGKILPNNTGLSSLALLEYYQPVLGWLNKYNKDANSKIGWTASKKKIV, encoded by the exons ATGGGCCTGCTGCTACTGGTGCTGATAGCGGGCATTGGC TgcgcaactgcagcagccaaCATTGACCTGGAGGCCAAGACGTTTGTGAATCAATCGAGCGATCGCTACTACAGGTTCTACAATGAGATTGCCGCCGAAACGTATTCGGCCAACAACGAGGAGGACTTCGACGCCCTTTTCTCCAAGCTAAACAATGTGAAGCGCATTGCCGAGGAGCTGGTGAGCATCTCCCGGCAGGCTGCGACCTACGATCTGGACAGGATTCGCAGCCCGCAGACGAAGTTAGCTCTCCAGGAGCTGCGCACTGCGGGTGACTTGTTCGTCCTGGGCGACGACTACTTCTCCTCCGTGCAGATGAACTTGGCTGCGCTGCAAACACTCTCCACGGACAAGGACATTGAGCCGTATCTTGGTGGGGCCAATATGCCCAACGAGGACGACAGTCCGCTGGCCTATTTCCCAGACATCCAGAAGATCGTGCAGAGCAGCAAGGATGCCGACGAGCTGAAGTACTATTGGGAGGCCTGGCGGGATAAGAACCAGCTCTGGGCCTCCCTCAACTTTTACACCATAGTGCAGTCGTACCAGAGGGCCGCCAAGATCCTGGAGGTGCCGGTGCACAAACTGTGGTACCGGTACGACAGCCAGGAGATGCTGCAGCAGATGGAGCAGGCGATGACGGAGCTACGCCCCGCCTACCAGCAGCTCCACGCCTTTGTCCGCCAGGAGCTGCATAAAAAGTACGGTTCGGATGTCGTCAGTCTCAATGGACCGATACCGGATCACCTGTTCCAGCAGGTCCTCGAACAGGCCTGGGCCAGTGGCAGCATCTTGGAGGATTACTATCCGCGTGCCCAGTTGCCGGAGTTCGATGAGTACGTCAGTCACTTGACCGCCAAGGCCATGGTTAACGAGTCCGAGAACTTCTACACCTCGCTGGGCTTCGAGCCGCTCTCTGCCGAGTTCCACAAGAACCAGCTAAAGGAACCCAACCAGGACAGCCCCAACGACGACTGTCGCCCCTCCATCTTCGACCTCACGCCGCACGTCTACCTCATGTACTGCGAGAAGGTCAGCTTCCGGAAGCTGATGCAGTACCACAGCCACATGGCCAGGGTGTACTACGCCCAGCAGAAGAGTCACCTGCCCTCCTACTACTTCAAGGCCTACAACCTGGAGTTCGCCGTCGGCGAGGCGGTGGTCCTATCCGCATCTTCACCGGCTCATCTGACAGGACGCCGACTGGCCAAGGAAGTGCTTAGCGAAACGGCTCTCATGAGCCGCCTATTCCGCATG GCCATCCATACGATTCTAAGTATTCCACTGTACTATGTGCACACCAAGGTGATGCATGATCTTCTCAACGACACTGTGGACATGGACACCGTGAACAAGCACTATTGGAGGCTCATGGAGCAGCATGCGGGCATCGAGGCGCCATCGGATCGCTCTGAAGGTGCTATTGATTTCCCCTACAAGTTCTACGTAAACATCGACCAGAGCTTCCAGACTCA gaAATTCATATCGGAAGTTCTGGGCTATCAGTTCTATCGCGAGTTCTGCAAGAAGAGTTTCAACAGGGGGCCGCTCCACAACTGCGACTTCTATGGAAGCTTGGCCGTTGGCAATGATTTAAA ATCAATGATGTCATTGGGTTCTACGAAGCCGTGGAAACAGGTGGTTGGCAAAATACTGCCCAATAACACGGGACTGAGTAGCTTGGCGCTGCTGGAGTACTATCAACCTGTGTTGGGCTGGctcaataaatacaataagGATGCCAACTCGAAAATTGGATGGACTGCCTCCAAAAAAA AAATTGTTTGA